A section of the Verrucomicrobium sp. GAS474 genome encodes:
- a CDS encoding formyltransferase family protein: MASSKGILYSSLTLIGPDRKGIIARFTQLFFQLGANIEGLEEQVARGRFSMTVLASWDKKKVNPEAARAVLLREAEAVHMEATLRFETPGEPKMAILVTKEPHILEGLLAATGLGKTKGKKTKKTLPCRPVVVIGNRPDLEPLAKKAGLPFHLVDYKDRAKAEAEIRRLLDSYGAQFLVLARFMKILSPDFVWRWKNKIINIHPSLLPAFPGANAYRQAFEKGVKVFGVTAHFATPQLDEGPILAQEAATVGIGEPLSEIVRKGQLLETKCLLAGVKLFLTRKLDIYWGRVHSAE, from the coding sequence ATGGCTTCCTCCAAAGGCATTCTCTATTCGAGCCTCACCCTCATCGGCCCCGACCGGAAGGGGATCATCGCCCGCTTCACCCAGCTCTTCTTCCAGCTCGGCGCGAACATCGAGGGCCTGGAGGAGCAGGTCGCCCGGGGCCGCTTCAGCATGACCGTCCTCGCCTCGTGGGACAAAAAGAAGGTCAACCCCGAGGCCGCCCGCGCCGTCCTGCTGCGCGAGGCCGAGGCCGTCCACATGGAGGCGACCCTCCGCTTCGAGACCCCCGGCGAGCCGAAGATGGCGATCCTCGTCACGAAGGAGCCGCACATCCTCGAAGGCCTCCTCGCCGCCACCGGCCTCGGCAAGACGAAGGGAAAGAAGACGAAGAAGACCCTTCCCTGCCGCCCCGTCGTCGTCATCGGGAACCGGCCCGACCTCGAGCCCCTCGCCAAGAAGGCGGGCCTCCCCTTCCACCTCGTCGACTACAAGGACCGCGCCAAGGCCGAGGCCGAAATCCGCCGCCTCCTCGATTCCTACGGCGCCCAGTTCCTCGTCCTCGCCCGCTTCATGAAGATCCTCTCCCCCGACTTCGTCTGGCGGTGGAAGAACAAGATCATCAACATCCACCCCTCCCTCCTCCCCGCCTTCCCCGGCGCGAACGCCTACCGGCAGGCCTTCGAGAAGGGCGTGAAAGTCTTCGGCGTCACCGCCCACTTCGCCACCCCCCAACTCGACGAAGGACCGATCCTCGCCCAGGAAGCCGCCACTGTCGGCATCGGGGAACCGCTCTCGGAGATCGTCCGCAAGGGACAGCTACTGGAGACGAAATGCCTCCTCGCCGGGGTGAAGCTCTTCCTCACGAGGAAACTCGATATCTACTGGGGCCGGGTGCATAGCGCGGAGTAG
- a CDS encoding NUDIX domain-containing protein → MTFPTPQQKPEDIFDLVDENDAVIGRERRSVIHREGLRHRAVHLLLYNGKGEVFLQRRSPAKDMNPDCWDSSCSGHVDSGETYDVAAVRELVEELGVVMTLATLLPIEKIEANPGTANEFVQVYRGRHDGPFVLCPEEITDGRFFPPAEIDARIEAAPREFSPAFRHIWGRVRDRFPSAQA, encoded by the coding sequence ATGACCTTCCCCACCCCCCAGCAAAAGCCCGAGGACATCTTCGACCTCGTCGACGAGAACGACGCCGTGATCGGGCGGGAACGGCGCTCCGTGATCCACCGCGAGGGGCTCCGCCACCGCGCCGTCCACCTCCTCCTCTACAACGGGAAGGGCGAGGTCTTCCTCCAGCGGCGCTCCCCGGCGAAGGACATGAACCCCGACTGCTGGGACTCCTCGTGCAGCGGCCACGTCGACTCGGGCGAGACCTACGACGTCGCCGCCGTGCGCGAACTCGTCGAGGAACTCGGCGTCGTCATGACCCTCGCCACCCTCCTTCCGATCGAGAAGATCGAGGCGAACCCGGGAACGGCGAACGAATTCGTCCAGGTCTACCGGGGCCGCCACGACGGGCCTTTTGTCCTCTGCCCGGAAGAAATTACCGACGGCCGCTTCTTCCCCCCCGCCGAGATCGACGCCCGGATCGAGGCCGCCCCGCGCGAATTCTCCCCCGCCTTCCGCCACATCTGGGGCCGGGTTCGGGACCGGTTCCCTTCCGCCCAAGCCTGA
- a CDS encoding dihydrolipoyl dehydrogenase, producing the protein MKASSSPSSFDVVILGGGSAGYAAARTAAGLGVKVAVIDGAKDLGGLCILRGCMPTKALLESAHRWNEIKRAGEFGLRVKPLAPDLKAILKRKDQLIAGFADYRVGQLEKGKFTLIRGMARFVDPRTVEVNGKKITGKAFIIATGSVVASVPVPGLEETGYLTSDDALKLAPLPKSLIVLGAGAVGVEFAQFYAHLGTKVTVLQRSPQILKSFDADTAAEVERAFRDGGIDLRTGTKLLSVAKKGTKTEVRFEQDGKKARVTADLLLNALGRRPALASLNLPAAGIPLGEGGKIAVDAKRGLRTKAAHIFAAGDAAGLHEVVHSAIAQGEIAAKNAAVLALGSKKTLPYADPIPLEIVFTEPEAARAGMTEKEARAKGIDCLVASYPFNDHGKANIMGAEHGVVKLVADRKGKLLGGQYVGPHASDLIHELVPLLHFGATAAELAAMPHYHPTLAEIITYPAEEIADMVQAAAAKVKKVG; encoded by the coding sequence TCGACGTCGTCATCCTCGGCGGGGGGAGCGCCGGGTATGCGGCGGCGCGGACGGCGGCGGGGCTGGGGGTGAAGGTCGCGGTGATCGACGGGGCGAAGGACCTCGGCGGGCTCTGCATCCTGCGGGGCTGCATGCCGACGAAGGCGCTCCTCGAATCGGCCCACCGCTGGAACGAGATCAAACGCGCGGGCGAGTTCGGCCTCCGGGTGAAGCCCCTCGCCCCCGACCTGAAGGCGATCCTGAAGCGGAAGGACCAGCTGATCGCCGGATTCGCCGACTACCGCGTCGGCCAGTTGGAGAAAGGGAAATTCACCCTGATCCGGGGCATGGCCCGCTTCGTCGATCCCCGCACCGTCGAGGTGAACGGGAAGAAGATCACGGGCAAGGCCTTCATCATCGCGACCGGCTCCGTCGTCGCCTCGGTGCCGGTCCCCGGCCTGGAGGAGACGGGCTACCTGACGAGCGACGACGCGCTGAAACTCGCCCCCCTCCCGAAGTCGCTGATCGTCCTCGGCGCGGGGGCGGTCGGGGTCGAGTTCGCCCAATTCTACGCCCACCTCGGGACGAAGGTGACGGTCCTCCAGCGGAGCCCGCAGATCCTGAAGTCGTTCGACGCCGACACCGCCGCCGAGGTGGAGCGGGCGTTCCGCGACGGCGGGATCGATCTCCGCACCGGGACGAAGCTCCTCTCGGTCGCCAAGAAAGGAACGAAGACCGAGGTCCGCTTCGAGCAGGACGGAAAGAAGGCGCGCGTGACTGCCGACCTTCTCCTCAACGCCCTGGGCCGCCGTCCGGCGCTCGCCTCGCTGAATCTCCCGGCGGCGGGCATCCCCCTCGGCGAGGGCGGGAAGATCGCCGTCGACGCCAAGCGGGGGCTGCGGACGAAGGCGGCCCACATCTTCGCGGCGGGCGACGCGGCGGGACTCCACGAGGTCGTCCACTCCGCGATCGCACAGGGGGAGATCGCGGCGAAGAACGCGGCGGTCCTGGCCCTCGGCTCGAAAAAGACCCTTCCCTACGCCGACCCGATCCCGCTCGAGATCGTCTTCACCGAGCCCGAGGCGGCCCGCGCGGGGATGACGGAGAAGGAGGCCCGCGCGAAGGGAATCGATTGCCTCGTCGCCTCCTATCCCTTCAACGACCACGGGAAGGCGAACATCATGGGAGCCGAGCACGGCGTGGTGAAACTCGTCGCCGACCGGAAGGGGAAGCTCCTCGGCGGGCAATACGTCGGCCCCCACGCCTCCGACCTGATCCACGAGCTGGTCCCGCTGCTCCACTTCGGCGCGACGGCGGCGGAGCTGGCCGCGATGCCCCACTACCACCCGACGCTAGCGGAGATCATCACCTATCCGGCGGAGGAAATCGCCGACATGGTGCAGGCTGCAGCGGCAAAGGTGAAAAAGGTAGGGTAA